The following DNA comes from Tissierellales bacterium.
ATCCATGCAGCACACATATTCATAGTCCACTGAACAATCGGTTCTTCTGTCGCTAAGTCAGATTCTATGTCATGAACCAACCTATTGGTATTCTCAAATTCTGTTTTGCCTGTCCATCTTAATCTGGCTTGATAATACCAAAATAGTCTTCTAAGTATTGATTGATTATGGTGTTGAAAACTTTCTAGTAATTTGATTGTCTTCTTGCTTTTAGTAAGTTGGTTTGCCAGAAACCACTCGGATATTCTTAGAGCTTCGGTTTCTTCATGAACAGCCAAGTCCGACATCATGGTTTCGATAACAGACAATGACAGTGTATTTTTATCTAAAATAAGAACAGCCACAAGTCTCGGGTAATATTTTTCAGTTGACCACAGTTCCATAGCTAAGGCATGGTCTCTTTTAATGCCTTTAGCTATGGATTTAAGTTTTCCCATTGGTACACTATCTGCATTTAAGGTTTCAAGTACTTCATTTGCTTTAGTAGATAACATTTAGTCCTCCTTATATAAATGATTTTTATTGGTAGTTCAATTATATCACAGTTCTTTAAATTACCTCGCATAAAAATCTATTTACTTAGCAAATAGCTATGAATCACAACAAAAACAAAGCCAAGAATTTAAAGCAACCCTAAATTCCTGACTTCATCGATTATTCTTCGCTTTTCACTTCTCATCCGCAATTTTTAACTTATTTTAAAAATTGTCGTCAAACTGAACATCAACTATCTCAAATTGCATATAACAAAAATCTCCCTCTGGCAAATGCCAAAGCACTCTACCAAATTGAGGCACTTTAAAACCGTGAAATTCTTTCCAACCTTTAACTGGAACTGACCATTCGTAAGTTCCCTTTTCCTTGCCTCTATACTTGTATCTATTCGATACAAAATTAACTGGCACACCATCCTCTGTAAAATAGAACAGTGCAGATCTAGTTATCGTTCCCTTGGTAATTATAGCCCTTGCCGATTGATCATCAACAGGCTCCCAGTGAATATCTTGGTGCGTAAACGCTGTTGGAAACCAAAGTACATCACTTAGGTATTTTAGTACTGCTGCTTCATTTACAGCTCTTCCCGAGTGTTCGAATCGCTTTATACTTCCAAATACCTTATAAATCATATAACCCATAGCTTCCCCTAGT
Coding sequences within:
- a CDS encoding DNA alkylation repair protein, coding for MLSTKANEVLETLNADSVPMGKLKSIAKGIKRDHALAMELWSTEKYYPRLVAVLILDKNTLSLSVIETMMSDLAVHEETEALRISEWFLANQLTKSKKTIKLLESFQHHNQSILRRLFWYYQARLRWTGKTEFENTNRLVHDIESDLATEEPIVQWTMNMCAAWIGIFEPIYKDRLVALGEKVGLYKSEKVAKGCTPNYLPEFIKIESEKHK